The sequence TAGACTACCTAAAAGGTGCAGAAAATGAAGTGTGCAATGTCAAATAGTAAGGGAAGGGATGGATATTTAGCTTTGAAGAAGTGAAACGACATATAATATAAACTTTGACCGGTAAAAAGTTCAATTATATTTTGAGAGCAGGAGATTATATTTTCAGAGCACATTTTGTCGTGCAACGCCATTAACGCTAGTCGTATTCCATTAATTGACTTCATAATAATCAAGAAAATGGTAAGGAGATTCCAAAAATTTTAATGGTAGaggtttttattttaaatattatagttAGAAATGTGCAAGATGTGCAAACATAGACATAGCACCCGAAAACAAATTGAAACTTCAAAGCAAATCCGAGTAGGTGCAAAGCCCGATTCAACAACCTTTGCCAGGATCCTCCCTGCCTACGATAAAATGTGGCAGAAAAAACGAGGTGTCTGAACGTTTTGATATAATGCTTCAAAGATGTCATCCGATCAGAGTTGAGATATAAAGCATCTCCATCCATGATCTCATGTATCATCCTCCATGTTCAACGTACCATGTTGTCCATCATTTGTCAGCACCGATAGAAACATTGTTAGAGAACCTGTATGGGATGACATACATGCACTCCAAGTTCTCAAAGTAGAAAATATTGTCTGCTTTCATATTCCCCACTGGGGTAAACAGCTACTTTCAGAACCTTGTAAAAATAGACAGGCACTGAACAATAATGCAAATGTTTTTCAGGGTCCCATACTGTCTCTTATGCACATTTCGTACATAATAATCCATTCTGGGTATGCAATGTGTATAGATTATAGCTTGTATCAAGGTAGGCATCTTCCTCTAAaggttatatatataaaaaaaactgaAAAGGATGAATCGCTTGGATTAAGAGAGTTTGAAAAGATGAGGACATATACATCTCAATAATTAGTCTATAACTTCTATTGgtttggaaaaaaaaataaaaaatgaagtcaCATGCATCTCAATAATTAGTTCATAATTTTCCATCCTAATCTTATATTTTGTTTTAGTTTTTCATCGCAAATTTAACACCCTTAATGCTTGTGATAAAATCTAGCCTTGAAGACTTTGAGACCTACAGCTCCAATGCTAACACTTTCCTAACATTTACATAGTAATAGATAGAAATATATCTAGAAATCGATTAAAGCCATTCACAACACAAAAGATTGCATAGGAAATATGTAATATTGAACAAATGCTTTGATGCCACCTATGTATTTATAGTTGTCTCAATATCATAAGTTTTCTTGGACATTCCATTACTTAATGAGTTAATTATAGAACTGCACAAATATCAAAACTTCTTAGACATTCTTCTCGTGTGGAGATTAAAGAGTTATGTTAGTAAACAACATTATAATTGCCTTGGTATATAGTAATGTAAAATGCAGTGGTATATAGAAGGTAGGGAGCAGTTTGATGGAAAACCTTAGTGAACAATGAACAGGAATAGGTCAATCGTATCGTGAGATAAGGAATCATGCGACCACTGTTTGCCAAAATGTCTGAATGTAAAACGAGGTCTCATCGAATGCCTTGTTTGAGGGTTTGTTAAAATGGTGTTACCCAGATGAGTAATTATGCAGGAGGAATAGACCTAGATGTTTTGGATTTAGGTTGTGACATTTACTGTCCTGCCCTTCACACAGCAACATCAAAAGTATACTCCCTGTATATCAACTTTTGCTGAGACAGCCAATGCCAATGATGGTGGTCTCGAAGACTCTCCAACAAACTGCGAGGTAATTCCTCAACAAAGATATACTCTTATCTAACAAGGTGAAAATCTTTtagaaattaaatttatttgaataaTAATTATTTTGTAAAATAGTATTACAAAAGATACGCAGGACAGATATACGGAATAAAAAGCTATACTGCATTCAACATGTACTATTTACAAGTATATTAAAACAACAAACGCTGATATATCACATGACATGTTTTCAAAGAACATATAATATCAATAAACTAAATAATTCCCTAAAATAATTGGCTAGAGGATTAGATATATATTTGGAACATCCTTCACTAAGAACATTCACAAATACAATTATGCGTAGGTCCACTTCGTCTCTTGCATGATTGCCTCCTCTTCCTGTTCACTAAAATCATTCTCTATCTTAAATATCAGGCGCAATTCTTCCACACTTTTGTGATTTAAAAAATCTGCCCCTGCCTTCAATAACAAACAAAATAGATCTTCGATTTAAAGAAAATTCGCAGCCAAAAGAATGTGGCAGAAGGTCACCTGATTTTTATCCGCAGAAAGAGCTTTTTCAGCGAATTCATTATCCCATATCTTCACATCGTCATCTGGTatagtgaaggatcttgcatgagcaTGGAATTTACAGTAGTCTAATACCATCTCCAGCACTTTGCCGCTTTTAATGTTATGATAAGGAATAGGAAACCTTAGAGGCTCCATTCCTGTGTCTTTCTCTATAAAATTCTTTACGACCTGCGATTCCATTGCAGCCGgtttttccacttcaaaatcttcATATACTTCCTCATCTCTGACCAGCCTGAATGTCACTGTATTCGCCGCCATTTTACTCTCCATAAAATCAAATACAATTGTTTTAATAATATGCAAGACGGAACGGAATCTAATCGAAACGTTAAAAAGTGTTCAAAGAGCAGAATTTCGAAAGGAAATGT is a genomic window of Cryptomeria japonica chromosome 7, Sugi_1.0, whole genome shotgun sequence containing:
- the LOC131035439 gene encoding SKP1-like protein 11, with product MAANTVTFRLVRDEEVYEDFEVEKPAAMESQVVKNFIEKDTGMEPLRFPIPYHNIKSGKVLEMVLDYCKFHAHARSFTIPDDDVKIWDNEFAEKALSADKNQAGADFLNHKSVEELRLIFKIENDFSEQEEEAIMQETKWTYA